The following are encoded in a window of Pirellulales bacterium genomic DNA:
- a CDS encoding 6-carboxytetrahydropterin synthase, which yields MFRVTREIDFCYGHRLLNYEGKCRHLHGHNGVAVIAIESEGLDHRGMVLDFSDIKNVVSRWIDDTLDHRMILCRRDPAVKVLQELGEPLFLIDDNPTAENIAKLIFDFTAAQKFPVVEVRLWETPRCFATYAPSGR from the coding sequence ATGTTTCGAGTGACTCGCGAGATCGATTTTTGCTATGGCCATCGCCTGCTCAACTACGAAGGCAAATGCCGCCATCTGCATGGACATAACGGCGTTGCCGTCATCGCCATCGAGTCGGAAGGCCTCGACCATCGCGGCATGGTGCTTGACTTCAGCGATATCAAGAACGTGGTTAGCCGCTGGATCGACGACACGCTCGATCACCGCATGATCCTCTGTCGGCGCGATCCGGCGGTAAAGGTCCTGCAGGAGTTGGGCGAACCTCTCTTTCTCATCGACGACAATCCGACCGCCGAGAACATCGCCAAACTGATCTTCGATTTCACCGCCGCGCAGAAGTTTCCGGTGGTCGAAGTGCGGCTGTGGGAAACCCCGCGCTGCTTCGCCACCTACGCGCCCAGCGGGCGCTAG
- a CDS encoding 7-cyano-7-deazaguanine synthase: MAVLLSGGLDSAVLFAQLAHQQIVVQPVYVRSHLRWEAAELAAVRQLLARLASPWVRPLVVHEMPVADLYGEHWSLRGDVPDADTPDEAVYLPGRNLLLVSKPALYCQMHDIPQLALAPLASNPFPDATDRYFAALETMLELGGNRPLRIWRPFADWHKVDVMRLGRDFPLELSFSCINPVGGQHCGACNKCQERRLAFSQAGIDDPTHYAAPSHCPIKSHPE, encoded by the coding sequence GTGGCGGTGCTGCTCAGTGGTGGGCTCGATAGCGCGGTGCTGTTCGCCCAATTGGCGCATCAACAGATCGTCGTGCAGCCGGTCTATGTGCGTTCGCATTTGCGCTGGGAGGCCGCCGAGTTGGCCGCCGTCCGCCAATTGCTGGCGCGACTTGCTTCGCCTTGGGTGCGTCCGCTGGTCGTACACGAAATGCCGGTGGCCGATCTGTATGGAGAGCACTGGAGCCTCCGAGGCGACGTGCCCGATGCCGACACACCGGACGAAGCCGTTTATCTGCCGGGGCGCAACCTGCTGCTGGTCAGCAAGCCGGCGCTCTACTGCCAGATGCACGACATTCCGCAGTTGGCGCTAGCGCCGCTTGCTTCGAATCCCTTTCCCGACGCCACGGATCGCTACTTCGCCGCGCTGGAGACGATGCTTGAACTGGGAGGCAATCGGCCGCTGCGCATCTGGCGCCCCTTTGCGGATTGGCACAAAGTCGATGTCATGCGTCTGGGCCGTGACTTTCCGCTGGAACTGAGTTTCTCCTGCATCAATCCGGTCGGCGGTCAGCATTGCGGCGCCTGCAACAAGTGCCAAGAGCGGCGACTGGCCTTCTCGCAGGCTGGCATCGACGATCCCACCCACTACGCCGCGCCGTCCCATTGCCCGATTAAATCGCACCCCGAGTAG